taatatacctcattagattcgtctcgcgaattagcacggggttctgcaattagttttataattagactttatttaatacttctaaatgacaagattctctttgatgtgacccctccaAACTTTAGACCCTAGGAAACGAACGTATTCGCTTGATGTAGGCTTCCGGTAAATTCGAGAAGGCGTGAGGTTTATGCAGTCCTTTAGAGTGGTCTTCATGCAAGCCAAACAAGATCTGCCAAGGAAATATTTGCACTAATAAATTCTCGACTCTGTATTCGGGATTACGGACCAAATTCTATcatcttttattttttttagtCCATCCATCCTCCCCGAGCGCCTCTCTCGCTCATCCCCTcccttccgccgccggccatcctCCATCCACGCGGCCATAAAGCTCGTGCCCCTGCCTCCTCGGGTCCCTGCTGCCGCTCGTCCGCCTGCTGCCGTCGTTTCCTCCACCCGATTCGCCGCATCTGTTGGCCGCTGGCTCAATCCACCACCACGACGAGCTTCCCCACGTCGAGCTGAACTCATTCCACCGCTCCCCGTCGCTCGTCGGCCACCGAAGTACCGCCACCTCGCTTGGAATCGAGCTCGGCGGCAGCTCCGGTCTCGGTGCAGGCCCTGCAGGCAAGGATGCGTCGGCCTCAGCGCCTACTCCTGCCCTGCTTCCGCTCTGGCGATGTACTGCTTCCACTCTGGCGGATCTGAGGCCGCCAGCACCTTCTCCCCGAGCTCGAGCGCGGAGTCGTCGTCCGGGAGCACGAGGACGACATAGTGGGAAGATGCGTCGGAGACGAGGACGGTGGCGAGTACGGTGGCGCGCGAGGAAACGAAGCGGGCTAAGCATCGCGGGGCGTGGCGAGGCCACCAGCATCGCGCTGCAGCTGGCGCTCCCGGAGCTCGTGCAGGAGACGCAGGAACACGGTGACGCAGCGCAGGCGCCGCGTGAAGTCGTGCTCGTCCCCATCGTGGAGGAAGCCACCAGGCTCCGGCTGGcgccggctgcggcggcggcggacggagcTGTCTACCATGCTTAGGATGGCGTGCGCCCAGATGGAGCTCGGGCGGTCCGCGGCGGGGTATACCTCGGTcaacgcgccgccgccgtcggccacGGCCACGCTGCGGTTGATCTCTGTCTCCTCGAGGAAGCCGCTGTGGCACTGCAGGCACTTCATCTCTGGCTCGCCCTCCGCGGGCCTCACCGCCACGGCGCACATGTGGCGCCAGTACCTCCCGGCGCCCTCGTGCTCCGCCATTGCTGTTGAGcttggagagagagagattggagagggagagagaggagcaAATGGGAAGAATATAAGAGAATGTAAGGGGATTTTTTAAATATTTGCTAGCGTGGCACCACGTGGCATACCACGTCAGCATCGGATGCTTGCGTGGTGTGTTTAGGATCTCGGATGAACCACTTAACATGGTTTAGCGGTTTAGGGATTTAAATGCATAATTTGAGAGTTTAGGGATCCAAATTCGAAGATCTGGAGTGCAATTTACTTAAAAAGCATCTCGGCGAGAGGTTGGGTGCTACAATCCCTTAATCAATCACTAACCCTTTGATGTGCTAGTCTAAACTCATAGGATAGTCTAAACAATCTATATGGATGGTCAATCATGAATTCATGATAAAAAAATTATCTTACATTATTAGGAAGGTTCCTTGTTGTTTCACATTGTGTTGTTTAAATCTAGACCACAGTTTACGCAAAATAAGAGTACAGCACAAGACTTGAGAGTACCCACCTGCTACTACCCAAGAAATTTTCAATTTCTTATAGAGTACTAATAATGCGTGGAACTCCAACCTATCTTTTGGAAGATTGCAGCGATTCTATTACAACCTAAGTATGTCACTATCAATGTTGCTCATCAGTGGAGAAAAGTTTTTGCTGCCGCCTATCTGACAGCTATATGATCCAAACTTAAATATAAACGAATGACGACTCTGAACAATGTCTTGAGTTGAGTGACCAGCCAACTAAGGGCCTATTCGGATCCcatggaaagagaaagagaaagtgcaaaacttttgctcttttgcattttttttgcacttttggatccaaacaccccaaagtgcaaaagggcaaatgctaccgtaattttgctaattatagattaattaggcttaatagattcgtctcgtcatttagtcctcatccatgtaattagttttttaattaaactatatttaatacttctaattagcgtccaaacatctgatgtgacaggagcaaaaattttaccatttgcccttttgccatttacccttggatccaaacaccacCTAAGAAACTGATGATTGTCCACCTCTAGTTTCTGTGCTACTATATGCTAGCCAGGCCAAACAACGACAATGCAACCAAATTAAATCTACCTTCTCTATATGAAGACCAGGATGCTGCATCTTTAGCTCCATCCCCGCCCACCACATCCAACCTCAAATCAGCACTCCAGCGGCAGCGCCATGGAGTTTGCAATAGGGGCATTAAGCAGCTTGCTTCCGAAGCTGCACGACCTCCTCAGAGAAGAATACAACCTGCAAAAGGGCGCCAAGAAGAACCTTCAGTTCCTCGAGAGAGAACTTGAGAGCATGCACATCGCCCTGCACAAAGTAGGCAACGTGCCTCTGGATCAGCTGGACGAGCAGGTCAGGATTTGGGCACGCGACATTAGGGAGCTGTCCTACGACATGGAGGATGTCATAGACACTTTCCTGGTCCGTGTCGAGGGCCGCCATCCCCACCAGCCACGGAGCTCCAAAGATCTGGTTAAGAGGATGGTAAAGTTATTCAAGAAAGGCAACACTCACCGTCAGATTTTAGAAGAGCTTAAAGACATCAAGGATCGCATCAAGGAGGTGGCCAAAAGACGtgagaggtttggaaaaaaaaagacTTTTCATCACTCTATGATTGAGAAAATGATATCTGGATTTTCGAAATTGAAATCCTTTAGGAATATGGTTTTTCCTTCTAAATCTCtcgtttttttttattttccctTGGCAAGGTACAATGTTGCTATAGTGAGTCCTGCCACAACCATGATCGATGCACGCTTAAGAGCTTTGTATGCCAAAACGACTGACCTTGTTGGCATTGATATGGCAACGAACGACCTAATCATGAGGTTTACAAATGGAGGAGATGGCATGCCCACAAGACAGCAAAAGGTAGTATCTATTGTTGGATTTGGAGGGCTAGGCAAGACTACTGTTGCCAAAGCAGTTTATGACAAGCTTAAAGGGCAATTTGAATGTGCTGCTTTTGTCTCGGTGTCTCGAAATCCTGACTTGAAGAAAGTTCTCAAGGGTATACTCTGTGAACTTGACAAAGGAAGGCACATGAGCATTCATAACTCAGCATGCGATGAAAAGCAACTTATCGACCAACTAAGAGATTTCCTCCAAGGCAAGAGGTACAGATCAATTTATCAAGCCGGCCTGAAGTTTATTAGAATTACTGGAAAAAGTTGCATTTATTTTACTTTATTTTGTTAATATTTTATTGCCTTATCTCATGCTTACTATAAATTTTCTCATCCAACCATTTATATATGAACCTTGTTGCTAATTCTTCATGGCATCTTGAGAAATCTTATAAATGTTTTGCACTTAACTAACCAATATTACTTATATGGCTCCTCTGCTACCATATGCGTAGGTATTTCATTGTCATTGATAACATATGGGATATAATTTCATGGAATATAATAAGATGTGCTCTGGATGAGAGTGACATAGGAAGTTGTATACTCACAACTACACGCAACAATGACATTGCAGATAGAGTTCGTGGGTGGTCTTACAGACTTCAACCACTTAGTCATGAGAACTCCAAAATATTATTCTACAGAAGAATATTTGGCAGTGAAGACAAATGTCCTAAAACAATTATTGAAGTATCTACAAAGATTTTAAAGAAGTGTGGAGGTGTGCCATTAGCTATTGTTTCTATATCTAGTCTGTTGGCCAATAAGTTGGACAATGTAACAGAATGGTCCAACATATGTGACTGTATTGGGTCTGGACTTGAAAATGATAATGATATGAACGGCATGAGAAAGATATTGTCCCTTAGCTATTATGATCTACCTTCTCATTTAAAGACATGCTTATTAGATCTAAGTACATTTCCAGAAGATTATGAGATAAGGAAGGACCGATTAATATGGAGGTGGATAGCAGAAGGCTTCGTACAACCTGGAAAGATGGCCAATAACTTATTTGAGCTTGGAGAGAGTTACTTCTTTGAGCTTATTAATAGAAGTATGATTCACCCAGTAGAGATGGATGAACAAGGTCGGGCTCAAGCTTGCCGCATGCATGATATGGTGCTTGATCTCATTTGTTCATTGTCGAGAGAAGAAAACTTTGTTAATATCTCAAGAGGAGTTGAGGAAAGCACATTTTGGCGTAGCAAGATTCGCAGGTTATCCCTCCAAGAAAATATCAGGGCTAACATGAACATGGCGCAAGTGAGGTCCTTTACTATCTTTAGCTCTGCCATTAGTTCGATGCCGTCCCTTTCATGCTTTCATGTTGTACGTGTACTGGATCTTGAAGGTTGTGATCTTAAAGGATGTGGCCATCTTAATCTGAGGTACATTGCGAACCTAATTCACCTACGGTATCTTGGGCTAAGACATACATTTGTTGATGAGCTGCCAGAAAATATAAGGAGGCTACAATTTTTGCAAACATTAGACCTATCAAGAACTCTAATAGAAGAGCTGCCATCAGGCATTGTTCAACTACGCCAATTGATGTGCCTATCTGTTAACTATAACACAAGACTGCCAAATGGGCTGAGGAATATGACATCCCTGGAAGTGCTGGAGACAGTGAGGGTGGATGAGGACTCTACCGACATTGTGAAAGATCTGGGCCTTCTCTCCCAGCTGAGGGTGGTCCACATCGACTTCAATCTGCAAAGATGGGAAGGATTGGGTGAGCGCGTGGGCAAAGCTTTGGTGGAGTCCCTTAACAGTCTGCAGAAAATCCAAAGTCTAGAGATCACTGATTTCAGTGGGGAAGACGAGCACATGAAGGAAGGCTGGGTGCCGCCTCCACGACTCCGTAGATTTGTTATGTGGACAGCCAGTTCAGTGTCAACTTGGATTAGTCCTGCGTCGCTTCTCCTCCTCTCCTACCTAGATATAGAAGTTCATAAAATCGAAGGAAATGACATCCAAATCCTTGGGATGCTGCCTTCTCTTCGTCATCTCTGGCTGGGGGCGAGTGGTCATCTACAAGAGCTACCAGTGGAGGAAAGGTTCATGGTTAGCGCCGATGCATTCCCGTGTGCGAGAGTGTGCAAATTCTTCAATTTCGTAACGGTGCCATCCATGTTCCCGCGAGGAGCTATGCCTAGGGTTGAGCACCTCGAGTTCTGCCTCCGACCGAGCCGTTTCTTCACCGATGGTGATTTTGACCTGAGCGACTTGGGCATGGGGCACCTTCCTTCACTCGACCGTGTTGTTATCAACCTGCATAGTGAGCGGGCGGACAGCAAAGAAGATGTGGGGGAAGTGGAGAAGGGACTGAGGCACGCGGCGGGTGTCCACCCCAACTATCCCTCCATTGATGTGAGACACCATTAGGCACGCAGCGTGTTGAATACAGTGCTATTTTTGGTTTGATCTACTGCTGCGTCAAGTTACCACGCCATCAGCAACCACTAAGGTCAGTTACTCCCTTGCCTTTTTTCGAGATTTCATCACTCTCTTCCTAGATAATAGTAGCACACCGTTTCTCTCTTCCTAGATAGCACTACTAGTTTTTAGGGCTAATGCCACGGAGCACATTGGAACAACACAAAATATGTTGCATTAGATAGGTGTTATTGCAACCTTTTTGTAATTCCTTTGCAAATGATTGATGCAATTGCAACCATTTGAAATATGGTTGTGAGTAGCTGATAATTTTGCAACATTTATTATCCGTTATTataatttttatttttgttGCAATATGTAAGGGTTATTGCCACCAAATTCAAAGTGGTTGCGAGTAGTAAATGATATTGCTACGAATTTGTTGCATTGCATTAAATCCTCACGTGCATTGCAATACATTTATCTATATTGCAACAAAAAATTTAGTGGCTGCATGAAGATGATGCTATTGCCACCGATTATACGTTTTGGTGTACGCTAATTTAATTTGTGGCAATAAATCATTGTATTGCAACAAGATATATTTCGCTGGCTCAATATGTAGGTGGACCCAAATAACCAGCAACTGGCCCCGCAAAGAAAAGAATACTGCAGTGGCGTCGTGGTCGAGACGGGCGGCAGACGGAGCAGGGGCGACCAGGCAGCGCGCCATCGTGAGCAGAGCAGCTAGTgcggctggccggccggcgggcaAGAGTGCGCCTGGCTGGTGTTCCTTTGCGGCTACAGCTGATCAATTTGCCCCGCAGTAGATCGACGACGGACGTACTACCTGCAGGTGAGTTTAAATTAGGTATTGTAAATTAAATATGCTGCTTATATTATTACTGGTTACCACATCAATGGACTATTTTTCTCTGTCGTTTGCAGTTTTTGTTAAACATTATAGCTTGAGCGGCAGCAGGAGAAAGGCAAAGGATAGACGTTGTTCGTCATGTGCAGGTGAGTTTAGATTAGGAAGTAAATTAAATCTGCTGCAAACCTACTAGGACTATTTGTGTGTGTGCTTTGTGTTAAATAAGTTGCTTTTTTTAATAGAAATAAGATGTAGTACTATAGGGTAAAGATGACCAAATAAAAGTTCTGGCAGAGAGCTCTGGTTAAAGAGAACAACTAATTGAAAATTTGTACACACAATTTTTTAACTGCTTGTCTGTTGGCCAAGAAGTCGGAGGACTCGATGTTGTCTTCTAGGCCCCGCAGTGAAGATTTCATAGTAATTTTGCATAAAattcttttttttgtttttctgGACGAAACCCATTCTAGTTACCTGTTTCTATTACAGATTAATTTAATTATGTGTCTTTTTTTGTCATACATGTAGGCCATAGATCACTTTAATTTGTGTCACTTTCATTGAAAAAAGATTTGGAAGCATGTCGTTGTATGATGATAGGTCTTGGGTGTGCCTGCCAcaaagaacagaagagtggcaGAAAGGATTCAAGAAATTTATGTCATTTGTAGTTTCAATTTAATTAGAAACTTGCGCGACAGCAAGAGGAGGAAGGCAAAGGACTGCCGTTCGTCATGTGTTGGTGAGTTTAGATTAGGAAGTTAAATAAATCTATTGCTAATTTAGCTAAATTTTTGTGCGTTGTGTTAAATAAAGTTGTTCTTTTCCAACAGAAGTGAGATGTAGTATATATACAGTAAACATCAGTAGAGAACATCTAATAATTGGGAATTTATAAACACATAATTTCTCAAACTGCTTGTCTGTTGGCAAAGAATTCAAAGGACTCTATGTATAAACACACATTTGTATTACAGACTTATTTAATTAAGTGCCTTTTTCATTGTTGTATATGCAGGTCATTGATCACTTTAATTTGTGTATCATTTTAATTGAAAAGATTGAGGGGTATGTCTTCGCGCGATGATAGGTCTTGGGTGCGCCTGCCACAACAAACAGAAGAGTGGCAAAAAGGATTCAAGAAATTTATAGAGGCTACATTTGCTGGTACATCTATAGGAGAAACGACACCGTGTCCATGTACAAGATGTCGTACAATGTCCTACCGAACAATTAAAGAAGTTAGAACTCATTTGATTTGCCATAGGATCAATCACAACTAAATATATGCGTGGCAATACCCCCTATTGCCACGACGTTGGCCGTGGCCAAACAATCTATTGCCATAGTGTTGCAACTAAATACTATAGCAACGGCCGACTTGCGTggcaatgcatggtgttgccaCGACATCGGAAATTGCAACAACTAGCTAATGCAATGCTTCTATGTGTGGCAATTACAAGTATGGCAACATGACACAAATACCGTTTCAAGGCATCCATTGCCTTAAAAGCTAATTGCAACGGCTTGCAACTAAATTTCCATTGTGGCAATTTATACCTATTGCAACTATATTGGCTTTATCGCCACGTTTCTTTAGCCGTTGCCATATACTTAAAATCTTGGTCTATAGATTTTTGTTATACTGTTGCCTTTCTTGTTTATAAAGTAATGCCTTTTAAGTGTAGCTCCATTGCTTGCATGCCATTTAGATTCAACAAGATTGGGCTATTGGCTGTGGGCCTCAGGGGGTGTAATGCTCGCGGTGCCAATTCAAGGTGGCGTAATAGGGTCTAGAAAACAGGACAATTAAGAGCAGCATGGATGCAATTTCAATAGCCTTTCGGTTCATGAttgtttttttttggaaaactTTCGTTTCATGATTCATGGCATGGGGTGGAACTGTAGgcacactttttcttttgaagGGTCAACggaaggggagagaagagaATCCCCCACCTGATTCATTTCATGGCCCCAACGCGGCCTTAGGATAACTAAAGTATTTCAGTACAGCACCATCATCTTTTTGGTTTGGAAAAAGTCTAAATTACTCCTCTCAACTATAGTCTCATTTGGTTCATTTTAACCCCAAACTATGCCCTTTGATTCAAATTACCCCCAATATAATTTATCTTTTTCATTTCTCATTGAAATTTTACAAGATAATAGAACACATCATAACACATGTTAGAAAAAATACATCATAATTTTTTATCATAATTTTGATAGGTTAGGATatttaataataaattaatcattgGAGTTTAAAATTATATGAAAAATAACAACGAAAAAATTATAACAATTTTTTTAATATGTATTGTGATGTCCACTGCTACCCTGCAAAATTTGAGATTAAAATTCAACTTATGTATGGAGAAACAAAAAAAGACAAATTGTATTATGTGGTAACATGAACTATAGCATAGTTTAGGGTGTAAATTGAAATGAGTCATAGTTTAGATGGTTATTCGGATTTTGGCTAAATGGAGTTAATTGAATTTTTTCCTTTTAGTTTTACATCGCGTGAGCAAATACAGAACACCAGGCATCACAGACGCCGACGGCCGATTTTGGCAGGCGGCACTCCCACAATCGAGCTTCATTCCTGCAGGCCTGTAAGAGTGCTCGTAAATCCTGCTGCTCATTCCTGAACGCAACACCGTTCCTGCGCTTCCACAGCATCCAGCAGCACAAAATAGTGAAACAGGCAGAGTGGTCGATGGGTCACACTTTTGCCCACCAGTGTCTTTTTTCCATTtaacagaatagctcatcatcCCCTTGCAGATCAAACATACTTGCTAATGAACTTACTTATCTTGCAGGTTCGGCTCCTCTGCGTTGCAGAGGAAAGTTCTGATTTAACATTCGATTCAACCGGCTTATTGACCCAGGAACAAGCTTCCCCGTTTGTATGGACAGTACAGTCTACAGTGCTGAACTGTATAATTGTTGTCTTCTCTTGCAGTGAGCTACTTGAATGCTCGTGCAGGATTGCTGGCTGTTTAATTAGTTTCTTCGTCCACGTACTGATGTACAGAGATCTCTCTGTATTTGATGAAATTATGAATACAAATACGAGCGACATAGCCATGTAATGATTTCGCAACGAGTAAATGATTCTGATTTTGTTCTTCGAGGAATAGATTCCGGTTGTTTCGAACACTGCATTCTGCTTTGATCCTCAGCAGAGCTTCAGAGAACGCGGGCAACAAGATGCGTTTGTCCATGTAGTGGGCCTTGGGCCTCTTGTAATAGCCCATACCTTATTACTCGGGCCGACCCAATCATAATTCCTCCAGCCCAGGCCTACGACTGCTCGGCCGGTCGtccccactgccgccgccggcgatgtAGGGCGCCGTCtcctccggcgccggcgacaACGAGGTGAGAATAAGGTCCATTTCATGCCTCCCTTTCCTTCCTGGGATACGTTTCTTATCTCGCACATTAGTGCTTGATTTGCCGTTTCGTTTGCAATCGCTGTCATAAATCCCCAATCCAAGCTAGGCGGCAGCCGAGAGGTTGCGGATCCAGAATCCATTGCTGCAATGAGTACATTTCTTTCTTCTGCGGCAGGATAGAGTTCTCTGCCGCGATGGGAGGGTCTCATATGAGGTGGAGGGAGGCAAAGTAGGATATTTGCCCAACTGGAAATTAACAACTGAAATGGGCAACTGGGTTCTCATCCGATAGTGTTTCTGTTAGGTTCTTCTATGGAGTCAGCAACAGGATTTGATATTCTATTTTGGGGATGGCAAGCACATGTTATTCTAATGCCTTACCAATCTGGTGCTGGATGATATTGATAGGCTGTTTGGTCATCCTTAATGTAACACGCATTCCCTCCCATGGTGCTTACAAGTGGAGAGGTGATTACTATTAGGTGTACAACGGCGAGCATATGGTACGTTGGTGGATTTTCTTTTTTCCATATTTGGCTCTTTTGAAGTGAGATAAATTGTAATTGTGAAGTGTGAACATTTTTGGATAACGAAGAAACTCTATTTATTGGTGACATATAAGTCCCCCTTTTAATAAAATGATATGTGTAGAGAGAGGGGGGCTTACTCTGTTATAAGTTTTTCATTCTCACTCCATCCAAATTCTTTATAACTTGACGCAGCGGAACTTTCTTTGTGTCACTTGGTAATTAATATCGGCAAATGCTTACCAAACAATTTTAGGTATCAGGGAACATCGCAACAACTTTTGCTGCACTACTCAAAGGTTAAAAGATTGATTATAAAGTTCATCAGCTGAAGGTCTGGTACACTCTTTGTGATAGTATTTGTTTCCAATAGTGTCTGCTGACAATGGCCTGCTGAAGTATATTTTGTACGCGAATCTACTGGCCTACTCCAGCATCAGTTTGGCATGTTCAACCCTATGCTGTGGCTTTTATTTATTGCAGCCTTGATATTCAGGGATGTGTCCTGTGTTTGATTTCTTATTCAGGACTCTTACCCTTGTCTTATTGTCACACAATCAACAAATGTATCGGAGCTTATCTAATTAAATTTCATCTTTATCTAAGGGGGAGGTAACAAGATCGTTGAACTTGATTTGTTGGCTGGCTACTTCATTGCAGGCTTGTCAAGTGATTGATTGATCCTTCTAGGCAGGTTAGTTCTTCCCTATGTACTATTTATCTCTTTATATCATCGTTTATATCCTTAAATGGCTAAGTAACATTTCATAGTTTCTTAAAAATATGTCACCACATGATCAGATCTTGTGATCTTCTGGTACTTTGATTTCCTCTCGGGTAAAACACCATGGCCATAATCTGCTACTCTGCTTTGCTATTTGGTTCACTTAACATGTTGTCTTTTGTTAAGTTGTTTTCCATTTTGTGAATTCACTAAATATGTAGATGTAGGTAGCCTCAACATGTGTTCTTTTCCTTCTGTACATTGTTTTATTTAATCTAACAGAAGACAAAGGAAAGAAACTTTTTAGTCTTATCCATATCAAAGCTATTGTCCAAGTTGGATGCTGTGGAGTAAAAGAGAGCAGCAATGGTTGGGTATTGTCGGTCCATGCACTACCTTATTAATTAATTAGAAGAAAATCTTATCTTAGTTATACGCAGGAGCTGTTTCAACAAGTAGCTGGCTACAAAGGTCCCAAGTGCTGACCACTTATCAACACTTTTTATTTACCTTATCACACTCATTGATTTTCTTATTTGGCCTGCAACTTCTTTCTAGACTTATTGTTAGTGTGATTTAACTTTTTTATTAAATCCTAATGCTAATGAGCTTTATAAGAATAGAAAGATGAAATGATAGATCAGTCACTCTTGCACTAAACCAGTTCCATTCCTTTCGCTCAtattgatatatatatatatatatatatatatatatatatagtagtcCAAAAGGATTGATCATTATTGGCCAGAAAAAACTAATGGTAGTGCATTCCACAAAAGAAAATCAGAGGACTTTTGCTTGTTGCTAATGTTTCTGACCTGTTTCCGAACTTACATATAGACAGGGTACATTTGTGTACCAAAATCTCTATTGGAACTGAACTTAAAATAAACAGACTGTTACTCTCTTTAGTACAAATAACATGTGGTCTTTTTTTTATCATATAATAAACTAAATTTTTGTCTATCATGGCCTGTATCTTGTCAGGACTAATACTTATCTATTCCCTGTCTCCTTTTGATGTTTCCAGATGTCATTTTGATCAAGTTTTAGGACTTGATAATTCTATGGGGGAAATGAGAATGTAATTGACATAGCCATGAAGGTCTAAGAAATGATTCTGATCTTTATATAGAAATGCAGTATGCCTTTCTTTATCTGTAAGTGAGCCCGAAATATTTTATTATGATTACAATATGCCTTATCCGAGCCTTGGAAATTATATGAGTTTAGATGTAACATTGAACTTATTATCATATTGTAATGAATAGTAACTGCAAACCATGTCCGCTGTTAATTGATCAGGAGAATATTCGCAGAGATAAATATCATGCATATAGAGCATCGTTGTATTGCACACTATTGCACAAACTGATACAAACTATTCTCGCACTACATAGATACATACATCATGAGCATACCTCCAATATTACCATAGATTTTAAAATactgaaatccatactaatgcaAACATAGCTAGTAAGTACAAGTACTGTAAATCTACTAGGCAGATAACTGAGTGACCTGACCTATATATAGATGTATTCCTTCAGCCTTCAATAGCGAGGGCCTTATTTATTGTAACCAAATTATGGAGCCAACATCCTGATTTCTTCGTCTGCCATCTTCCAGAATATCTCAGGGAATTTGTAATCCCACATAGCAGGTGATGGCAGAGGACAGTGAATACTGCTGCATGTCTTCTCTTTCCCTTCAGCAATGCCCAGGAAAGCAGGTGCCTGTGGTTCCTCGATCTCCCTCCATATCTGATCAATGGGATATGCATCCATGGCACTCTGGGTGCTCTCAAGGGTGCTGGTGACACAGCTACTGCCGTTGTGCGTGTCAGCAGCGCCCATCCCAATGATTGGACAGGTGTCAAGAAGGCAGGATTGGTATGTCACTGAAGAGGATGAGGATGAAGGTGATATGCTCATCTTTCTCTCCTGTGCTTTCTTTCTCATGTGTGTCCTCCAGTAGTTCTTGATCTCATTGTCTGTGCGCCCTGGCAGCCTCCGTGCTATCCTAGACCACCTATATAGAGAGAATTTGATTGCGTTTTATCTTCACCTAAATGTAGTAACccagaaaagctactctctggAAAACTTCTTTGGATCAAACCTGTTCCCCCACCGAGCATGGAGCTCAATAATAAGGCACTCCTCATGCGGGGACATGCGTCCATGCTTGAGGCCAGGGTGGAGGTAGTTCACCCACCGGAGGCGGCAGCTCTTTCCTGTCCTGTTGAGCCCTGCATGAAAATAGAGAACATATAGTATGAAGAGGGCTGGTTAGACAGGATTACATTTATGTTTGCGACTTTGCGCTAAGGATTGCAAAATAGCTACCTAAGTTGCAGTTCCCCAACCCCTCAAACCTGAGACTTGGGCAATGAAGTCCCAACGACGGTCACCGAACAGGCGGACAGTGCATACCAGTTGCATGTCCTCCTGCTCTGTCCATGGCCCCTTACGCATCTCCTCTCTCACAGTCACCATGTTACTGCCACACTAACGTTGATCGCTTCTACCTTGGA
Above is a genomic segment from Panicum hallii strain FIL2 chromosome 8, PHallii_v3.1, whole genome shotgun sequence containing:
- the LOC112902991 gene encoding putative disease resistance protein At1g50180, whose product is MEFAIGALSSLLPKLHDLLREEYNLQKGAKKNLQFLERELESMHIALHKVGNVPLDQLDEQVRIWARDIRELSYDMEDVIDTFLVRVEGRHPHQPRSSKDLVKRMVKLFKKGNTHRQILEELKDIKDRIKEVAKRRERYNVAIVSPATTMIDARLRALYAKTTDLVGIDMATNDLIMRFTNGGDGMPTRQQKVVSIVGFGGLGKTTVAKAVYDKLKGQFECAAFVSVSRNPDLKKVLKGILCELDKGRHMSIHNSACDEKQLIDQLRDFLQGKR
- the LOC112902553 gene encoding myb-related protein MYBAS1-like encodes the protein MVTVREEMRKGPWTEQEDMQLVCTVRLFGDRRWDFIAQVSGLNRTGKSCRLRWVNYLHPGLKHGRMSPHEECLIIELHARWGNRWSRIARRLPGRTDNEIKNYWRTHMRKKAQERKMSISPSSSSSSVTYQSCLLDTCPIIGMGAADTHNGSSCVTSTLESTQSAMDAYPIDQIWREIEEPQAPAFLGIAEGKEKTCSSIHCPLPSPAMWDYKFPEIFWKMADEEIRMLAP